One Myxococcaceae bacterium JPH2 DNA window includes the following coding sequences:
- a CDS encoding DUF2807 domain-containing protein → MWKLMGVGAVAAALLSGCLLHVDDEEDGFKVTESRALEGFTRVENRTSMRVEVHEAARAEVRVTLERQLQDELETWVDGDTLIIDSGGRLSFRGDGTVSVGLPRFLGATLTSSGTLTVGDLTREEDVRLVASGSGDLRFCGPARTLTAELSSSGSVTLCSPEGSASESVSLTASGSGTLRWSGLTRSMDAETRGSGGITLEGEAQQVRARVGGSGDLDASAMRATSADLSSEGSGGIRARAEGGSVDVFIGSSGNVELWGDAAVRTVRVSGSGKLVRH, encoded by the coding sequence ATGTGGAAGCTCATGGGGGTGGGGGCCGTCGCGGCCGCGTTGCTGTCGGGCTGTCTTCTCCACGTGGACGACGAGGAGGACGGCTTCAAGGTCACCGAGTCGCGCGCGCTGGAGGGCTTCACCCGCGTGGAGAACCGCACGTCCATGCGGGTGGAGGTCCACGAGGCCGCGCGCGCCGAGGTCCGCGTGACGCTGGAGCGCCAGCTCCAAGACGAGCTGGAGACGTGGGTGGACGGCGACACGCTCATCATCGACAGCGGAGGGCGACTCTCCTTCCGCGGTGATGGGACGGTGAGCGTGGGCCTGCCCCGGTTCCTGGGCGCGACGTTGACCTCCTCCGGGACGCTGACGGTGGGTGACCTGACGCGCGAGGAGGACGTGCGGCTGGTGGCGAGCGGCTCGGGGGACCTGCGCTTCTGCGGCCCGGCGCGCACGCTCACCGCGGAGCTGTCCAGCTCGGGCAGCGTGACGCTGTGCTCGCCGGAGGGCTCGGCCTCGGAGTCGGTGTCGCTGACCGCGTCGGGCTCGGGCACCCTGCGCTGGTCTGGCCTGACACGGAGCATGGACGCGGAGACGCGTGGCTCGGGAGGCATCACCCTCGAGGGCGAAGCGCAGCAAGTGCGCGCGCGCGTGGGCGGCAGCGGCGACCTGGACGCGAGCGCGATGCGGGCGACGAGCGCGGACCTGTCATCCGAGGGCTCGGGTGGGATTCGGGCGCGCGCGGAGGGCGGCTCCGTCGACGTCTTCATCGGGTCCTCGGGGAACGTGGAGCTGTGGGGCGATGCCGCGGTGCGGACGGTTCGCGTGAGCGGGAGCGGCAAGCTCGTCCGCCATTGA
- a CDS encoding inositol-3-phosphate synthase, whose protein sequence is METKKSVSKPEGKLAVLIPGLGAVSTTLMAGVELTRQGKGAPIGSLTQMGTARLGKRTDGRTVKLNELVPLTELGDVVFGAWDIISEDAYQVAVRSGVLNDKHLEQVKPFLQGIKPKKGVHDAEFVRRIEANHVKATKTHRESIEALRQDIRDFKKELNAKRAVMVVCSSVETFRPMPAAFQSLANFEKALDANSPDINPTALYAYAAIKEGVPFANATPNASVDTPALQELAKQENVPVAGRDLKSGQTMMKTVIAPALKARMLGLEGWFSTNILGNRDGEVLDDPAAFKAKEVTKSSVLDTILQPDLYPELYTKYSHKVSIHYYPPRGDAKEGWDNIDIFGWLGYPMQIKINFLCRDSILAAPLVLDIAMFLDLAKRMEWRGIQEWMSFYFKSPMAHPGLPVEHDLFIQLTKLKNTLRVVAGEEPITHLGLDYYGDDLPIAR, encoded by the coding sequence ATGGAGACCAAGAAGTCGGTGTCGAAGCCCGAGGGCAAGCTGGCAGTGCTCATCCCGGGGCTGGGCGCGGTGTCCACGACGCTCATGGCGGGCGTGGAATTGACGCGGCAGGGCAAGGGCGCTCCCATCGGGTCCCTGACGCAGATGGGAACGGCGCGCCTGGGCAAGCGCACCGACGGCCGGACCGTGAAGCTCAACGAGCTGGTCCCGCTGACGGAGCTGGGCGACGTGGTTTTCGGCGCCTGGGACATCATCAGCGAGGACGCGTACCAGGTGGCGGTGCGCTCCGGCGTGCTGAACGACAAGCACCTGGAGCAGGTGAAGCCCTTCCTGCAGGGCATCAAGCCCAAGAAGGGCGTGCATGACGCCGAGTTCGTCCGCCGCATCGAGGCGAACCACGTCAAGGCCACCAAGACGCACCGCGAGAGCATCGAGGCGCTGCGCCAGGACATCCGCGACTTCAAGAAGGAGCTGAACGCGAAGCGCGCGGTGATGGTGGTGTGCAGCAGCGTGGAGACGTTCCGCCCGATGCCCGCCGCCTTCCAGTCGCTGGCGAACTTCGAGAAGGCGCTGGACGCGAACAGCCCGGACATCAACCCGACGGCGCTCTACGCCTACGCGGCCATCAAGGAGGGCGTGCCCTTCGCGAACGCCACCCCGAACGCCAGCGTGGACACGCCGGCGCTCCAGGAGCTGGCCAAGCAGGAGAACGTCCCCGTCGCGGGCCGTGACCTGAAGAGCGGACAGACGATGATGAAGACGGTCATCGCCCCCGCGCTCAAGGCGCGCATGCTGGGTCTGGAGGGCTGGTTCTCCACCAACATCCTGGGCAACCGCGATGGTGAGGTGCTGGACGATCCCGCCGCCTTCAAGGCGAAGGAGGTCACCAAGTCCAGCGTGCTGGACACCATCCTCCAGCCGGACCTCTACCCGGAGCTGTACACCAAGTACTCCCACAAGGTGTCCATCCACTACTACCCGCCCCGCGGCGACGCGAAGGAGGGGTGGGACAACATCGACATCTTCGGGTGGCTCGGCTACCCGATGCAGATCAAGATCAACTTCCTCTGCCGCGACTCCATCCTGGCGGCGCCGCTCGTCCTGGACATCGCGATGTTCCTGGACCTGGCCAAGCGGATGGAGTGGCGCGGCATCCAGGAGTGGATGTCGTTCTACTTCAAGAGCCCCATGGCCCACCCGGGTCTGCCCGTGGAGCACGACCTGTTCATCCAGCTGACGAAGCTGAAGAACACGCTGCGCGTCGTCGCGGGCGAAGAGCCCATCACCCACCTCGGCCTCGACTACTACGGGGATGACCTCCCAATCGCCCGCTAG
- a CDS encoding inositol phosphorylceramide synthase, translated as MTSQSPARPSAFMWLTTVMAVGHLAFVTAAGRLRWEHAVVDLLVVGLAWIGPRTRRFLRGGFPLWLSGMLMDSQGLWLGWRGDIHTGDLFALDGRVFPAPAGAANWPAYLAERSHVVLDLLCGFGYATYLFEVFAVVIIFFVAKHPRFEQLCWSFLVVNVVGVATYMLYPAAPPWYVLTHGLGPADLAVAPSAAGAARFDAFFGIQYFHNFYSRNQNVFGAMPSLHSAYPVLVLWHTWHRGPLWRVGAGLFSALIAFSAVYLSHHYVLDVTAGMTAALLACMAVELAFARQLAPVPVPVPLTPGGDTRA; from the coding sequence ATGACCTCCCAATCGCCCGCTAGACCGAGCGCGTTCATGTGGCTCACCACCGTCATGGCGGTGGGCCACCTGGCGTTCGTGACCGCCGCCGGGCGGCTCCGGTGGGAGCACGCCGTGGTGGATCTGCTCGTCGTGGGGCTGGCCTGGATTGGCCCCCGGACGCGGCGGTTCCTCCGCGGCGGGTTCCCGCTGTGGCTGTCCGGCATGCTGATGGACAGCCAGGGCCTGTGGTTGGGTTGGCGTGGCGACATCCACACCGGGGATTTGTTCGCCCTGGACGGTCGGGTGTTCCCGGCGCCCGCGGGCGCGGCCAACTGGCCCGCGTACCTGGCCGAGCGCAGCCATGTCGTGCTCGACCTGTTGTGTGGATTTGGCTACGCGACGTACCTCTTCGAGGTCTTCGCAGTCGTCATCATCTTCTTCGTGGCGAAGCATCCGCGCTTCGAGCAGTTGTGCTGGAGCTTCCTCGTGGTCAACGTCGTGGGCGTGGCCACGTACATGCTCTATCCGGCGGCGCCACCCTGGTATGTGCTGACGCACGGCCTGGGCCCGGCGGATCTCGCGGTGGCTCCGAGCGCGGCAGGCGCGGCGCGCTTCGACGCGTTCTTCGGCATCCAGTACTTCCACAATTTCTACTCACGCAACCAGAACGTCTTCGGCGCCATGCCCTCCCTGCACTCGGCCTATCCGGTGTTGGTGTTGTGGCACACGTGGCACCGCGGGCCGTTGTGGCGCGTGGGCGCGGGGCTGTTCTCCGCCCTCATCGCGTTCTCTGCTGTCTACCTGTCGCACCATTACGTCCTGGACGTGACCGCTGGCATGACCGCCGCGCTCCTCGCCTGCATGGCGGTGGAGCTCGCGTTCGCCCGCCAGCTGGCGCCGGTGCCTGTACCGGTGCCCCTGACTCCTGGAGGAGACACCCGTGCATGA
- a CDS encoding zinc-dependent alcohol dehydrogenase family protein yields the protein MTGTMRAMVLREPGQPLREERWPIPSPGPGQLLLRVSACAVCRTDLHVVDGELPDAKRPLVLGHEIVGTVVDAGPGAGAFPLGQRVGVPWLGWSCGACRFCLSGRENLCDRARFTGYQIDGGYAEYTVADHRYCFPLPQGYSDVEAAPLMCAGLIGFRSLRFAGDAKRLGLYGFGAAAHVLIQVARYQGREVYAFTRPGDASGQAFARELGAAWAGGSDVLPPESLDAAILFAPVGALVPAALRAVDKSGVVVCGGIHMSDIPSFPYAWLWEERQVRSVANLTRMDAMDFLALVPRVPVRTQVQVFPLAAANEALAALRHGQVKGAAVLEVPA from the coding sequence ATGACTGGCACCATGCGCGCGATGGTGCTCCGCGAGCCGGGGCAGCCCCTGCGCGAGGAGCGCTGGCCGATTCCCTCGCCGGGGCCCGGACAGCTCCTCTTGCGCGTGTCGGCCTGCGCCGTGTGTCGCACGGACCTGCACGTGGTGGATGGCGAGCTGCCCGATGCGAAGCGGCCACTCGTCCTGGGCCACGAAATCGTGGGCACGGTGGTGGACGCGGGGCCGGGCGCGGGAGCGTTTCCGCTCGGGCAGCGGGTGGGGGTGCCGTGGCTGGGGTGGAGCTGCGGAGCGTGTCGCTTCTGTCTGTCCGGGCGCGAGAACCTCTGCGACCGGGCGCGCTTCACTGGCTATCAAATCGACGGTGGCTACGCCGAGTACACCGTGGCGGATCACCGCTACTGCTTCCCGTTGCCTCAGGGCTACTCGGACGTCGAGGCCGCGCCGCTGATGTGCGCGGGGCTCATCGGGTTCCGCAGCCTGCGGTTCGCGGGCGACGCGAAGCGGCTGGGCCTGTATGGCTTTGGCGCGGCGGCGCACGTGCTCATCCAGGTGGCGCGGTATCAGGGGCGCGAGGTGTATGCCTTCACGCGCCCGGGAGACGCGAGCGGGCAGGCCTTCGCTCGGGAGCTGGGGGCGGCGTGGGCGGGCGGCTCGGACGTGCTGCCTCCGGAGTCCCTGGACGCGGCCATCCTTTTCGCGCCGGTGGGGGCGCTGGTGCCCGCCGCGCTGCGCGCCGTGGACAAGTCTGGCGTGGTGGTGTGCGGCGGCATCCACATGAGTGACATCCCCTCGTTCCCGTATGCGTGGCTCTGGGAGGAGCGGCAGGTGCGCTCGGTGGCGAACCTCACGCGGATGGACGCCATGGACTTCCTGGCGCTCGTGCCTCGGGTGCCGGTGCGCACGCAGGTGCAAGTGTTTCCCTTGGCCGCCGCGAACGAGGCGCTCGCCGCGCTCCGTCACGGGCAGGTGAAGGGCGCCGCGGTGCTGGAGGTTCCCGCGTAG
- a CDS encoding GtrA family protein: MHDNLLAWLTGDLSPSARIWSALAPALLACCYFLGGLVLFCVRCAFKGIPRDAETLTRGKTVLVGFFLRHYFFWVIQPLWQLLLRSGLPANALSMLSGLLGVSSGVAVAAGRFALGGWLFLMAGILDVMDGRIARTRKEANPAGAALDSVLDRYVDSAMLMGLAWYYRDTWVLLPALVAFLGSSLVPYVRARGEGLGVSVRDGAMQRLERVLFLGVGTALSPILEAIFWPEHKHPMHWLAVAGLVFVAVMSNVTALSRFRKLVEALAPKKPQAARSGVALVGLNAASGAVATAVDFAAVLAMVEWGAMSPAWATVAGCVLGGVVNYSLNRVLTFRSSGAVAPQLARYTVVSATSALLNAGGVALMTLHPQLAYTLGWWVVRGVVYFAWNLPLQRDYVFNDSPDALLEQRPHAA; the protein is encoded by the coding sequence GTGCATGACAACCTCCTGGCGTGGCTGACGGGCGACCTGTCCCCGTCGGCACGCATCTGGTCGGCGCTCGCGCCGGCGCTGCTGGCCTGTTGTTACTTCCTGGGCGGTCTCGTGTTGTTCTGCGTGCGCTGCGCCTTCAAGGGCATCCCGCGCGACGCGGAGACGCTCACCCGCGGCAAGACCGTGCTGGTGGGCTTCTTCCTGCGGCACTACTTCTTCTGGGTCATCCAGCCCCTGTGGCAGCTCCTGCTGCGCTCGGGGCTGCCGGCCAACGCGCTGTCCATGCTGTCCGGCCTGCTGGGGGTGTCCTCCGGCGTGGCGGTGGCGGCGGGGCGCTTCGCGCTGGGCGGCTGGCTGTTCCTCATGGCCGGCATCCTGGACGTGATGGACGGCCGCATCGCCCGCACGCGCAAGGAGGCCAACCCGGCCGGCGCCGCGCTGGACTCGGTGCTGGACCGGTATGTCGACTCGGCGATGCTCATGGGCCTGGCCTGGTACTACCGGGACACGTGGGTGCTCCTGCCCGCGCTGGTGGCCTTCCTCGGCTCGTCGCTGGTGCCCTATGTCCGGGCGCGCGGCGAGGGCCTGGGCGTGAGCGTGCGCGACGGCGCCATGCAGCGGCTGGAGCGCGTGCTCTTCCTCGGCGTGGGCACGGCGCTGTCTCCCATCCTGGAGGCCATCTTCTGGCCCGAGCACAAGCACCCCATGCACTGGCTGGCGGTGGCGGGGCTCGTCTTCGTGGCGGTGATGAGCAACGTCACGGCGCTCTCGCGCTTCCGCAAGCTGGTGGAGGCGCTGGCGCCGAAGAAGCCGCAGGCGGCGCGCTCGGGCGTGGCGCTGGTGGGCCTCAACGCGGCGTCTGGCGCGGTGGCCACCGCGGTGGACTTCGCCGCGGTGCTCGCGATGGTGGAGTGGGGCGCGATGTCCCCGGCGTGGGCCACGGTGGCGGGCTGCGTGCTGGGTGGCGTGGTGAACTACTCGCTCAACCGCGTGCTGACCTTCCGCAGCAGCGGGGCGGTGGCGCCGCAGCTGGCGCGCTACACGGTGGTGAGCGCGACGAGCGCGCTGCTCAACGCGGGCGGCGTGGCGCTGATGACGCTGCACCCGCAGCTGGCGTACACGCTCGGCTGGTGGGTGGTGCGCGGGGTGGTGTACTTCGCGTGGAACCTGCCCCTGCAGCGCGACTACGTGTTCAACGACTCGCCGGACGCGCTGCTGGAGCAGCGCCCCCATGCGGCGTGA
- a CDS encoding dual specificity protein phosphatase family protein, with product MSESLLRSVHHVPGVRGWVRKQVLRGVARGVEWTTKLPGRRALNVSRVNAWLHVGGSVPRARYAELKAQGITAVIDLRAERQDDAEALAALGIELLHLPVTDRYPPSVEQLSRGVEWALPRLDAGGVLYTHCEHGVGRGPLMGLAVMVARGWDAPDAYRALREARWQATLNDRQLRGLADFVTAWTAREAGRAA from the coding sequence GTGAGCGAGTCGCTGCTGCGGTCGGTGCACCATGTGCCGGGAGTCCGAGGCTGGGTGCGCAAGCAGGTGCTGCGCGGGGTGGCGCGCGGCGTGGAGTGGACCACCAAGCTCCCCGGTCGGCGCGCGCTGAACGTGTCGCGGGTGAACGCGTGGCTGCACGTGGGTGGCTCGGTGCCCCGCGCGCGGTACGCGGAGCTGAAAGCCCAGGGCATCACCGCCGTGATTGACCTGCGCGCCGAGCGCCAGGACGACGCGGAGGCGCTCGCGGCCCTGGGCATCGAGCTGTTGCACCTGCCGGTGACGGACCGCTACCCGCCCTCCGTGGAGCAGCTGTCGCGCGGGGTGGAGTGGGCCCTGCCCCGGCTGGACGCGGGAGGTGTGCTGTACACCCACTGCGAGCACGGCGTGGGCCGCGGGCCGCTCATGGGCCTGGCCGTCATGGTGGCCCGAGGCTGGGACGCGCCGGACGCGTACCGGGCGCTGCGCGAGGCGCGCTGGCAGGCGACGCTGAACGACCGGCAGCTCCGCGGGCTGGCGGACTTCGTGACGGCGTGGACGGCGCGCGAGGCGGGCCGGGCCGCGTAG
- a CDS encoding pyridoxamine 5'-phosphate oxidase family protein, translated as MASQQKDPRDALDHLDALIQELRVAMMTTVEEDGSLRARPMWTRGRDAEGALWLFTREHASKVGEVTHDHHVNLSYADAARERFVSLSGRCQLVLDKDKARALWNPALQAWFPQGLDDPELALLKVSVEKAEYWDASARRMVHWAKRVRAAITGHGAEEAGDNARLTFDDRGAPIS; from the coding sequence ATGGCCAGTCAGCAGAAGGACCCACGAGACGCGCTCGACCACCTCGACGCCCTCATCCAAGAGCTGCGCGTGGCCATGATGACCACGGTGGAGGAGGACGGGAGCCTGCGCGCCCGGCCCATGTGGACCCGAGGACGCGACGCGGAGGGCGCGCTCTGGCTCTTCACCCGCGAGCACGCCTCCAAGGTGGGTGAAGTGACCCACGACCACCACGTGAACCTCTCCTACGCGGATGCCGCGCGCGAGCGCTTCGTGTCCCTCAGCGGCCGTTGCCAGCTCGTGCTCGACAAGGACAAGGCCCGCGCCCTGTGGAACCCCGCGCTCCAGGCCTGGTTCCCGCAAGGCCTGGATGATCCCGAGCTGGCCCTGTTGAAGGTCTCCGTGGAGAAGGCCGAGTACTGGGACGCATCCGCTCGCCGCATGGTCCACTGGGCGAAGCGCGTCCGGGCCGCCATCACCGGACACGGCGCCGAGGAGGCCGGAGACAACGCGCGCCTCACCTTCGACGACCGCGGCGCGCCCATCTCCTGA